Genomic DNA from Gemmatimonadaceae bacterium:
TCGGACGCTCGACGTGTTGAACGTCGTTGTGTCTGGGTTCTCTGGGCGGTTACCGCTGAGCCTCTACCTCAGCGCTTCCCTGAACAACCCCAGCATCGTTCGCCAGTGCTCCGCCGCCGCGGTTTCGTTGTACACCGGCAGATCGGTCATGCTGAATCCGTGCGCCGCGTGGTATAGCTCCATCGAGTGCGATACGCCCGCCTCGGTGAGCGCGGCCTCCAGCCGCTGCCGCTGCTCCTCGGGAAAGCTGTTGTCATTCTCGGCGTATCCCACGTACACACGCCCGCGGGCGGCCGACGCGAGCACATGCGGACTGTCGGGCGCGTCGGTGGCCAGGCGCCCGCCGTGGTATGACGCGGCGGCAAGCACGCGATCGGGGAACTGGCCGGCGGCGCTGAGTGCCGCCCCGCCTCCCATGCAGTAGCCCACGGTCCCGATCTTCCGGGCGTCGGCGGCGGGGTCGCTGTCCAGATAGTCCAGGATCACGCGGGTGTCGGACATCGCGCGCGCCGGCGTGACCTCCTTGATGAGGCTCATCAGCCGCGCGCGTTCGGCGGGATCGCTGAACACGGTCGCGCCGTCGAACGGAGCCTGCGGTCCCGACCGGTAGAACAGATCGGGCAGGGCCACATAGTACCCGTTGGACGCGATGCGGCGCGCCATCTCGATGAGCGTGGGCCGGATCCCCACGCCGTCCATGAACAGGATCACGGCGGGGTACCGTTTGCCCTCGCCGGGGTGGAAGGTGCGCGTGGGCATCACGCCGTCGGGCGTCTTCAGGTGAACGGTGGCTTCGATCATGTGGCGAGCTTCCCTATCGGAAGAGGCTGAGTGCCCAGGGCTGCGGGATGAGCAGCAGCATCCAGGCCGCGCCGAGCAGCGCGATGTTCTTCATGAAGTGGGTCATGTCCATCTGGCGCGCCATGGGTTCGGTGGCTGTCCAGAAGTTGTGCATCATGTACGTGATGGGCACGAGGGCCACGGTGAGCATGACCACGCCCCATGTAGGATAGACCCCGAGCACCATGCTCAGGCCACCGGCAACGAGCAGCAACCCGGAGCCGAGCACCCCGAGGCGAGGCGCCGGAACTCCTTTGGCCTTCGCGTACGGCGTCATCATGTCCACGCGACGAAAGTGGTCGATGCCGGCCATGAGGAAGAACCCGCCGAAGAGCACGCGGCCGGCGAGAAACAGATACATCATGGGAAACCTCCCGAGGATGTGGACGGTCAGCCGCCACGAGTGAAGTATGCGAGCATCCGTGCGCGATCACGATTGCGCCGCCCGCTCGAGCGCCGCGATGTCCAGCTTCTTCATGCCCATCATGGCCTGCATGGCCTTGGGGTGCTTCACCAGCTCGGGGAGGCGCGACGGCACGATCTGCCAGGAGAGACCGAACTTGTCCTTGAGCCAGCCGCACTGACTCTCGGTGCCGCCCGCAGTGAGCTTCGTCCAGTACTCATCCACCTCCTCCTGCGAATCGCACCGCACCACGAACGAGATCGCTTCGGTGAACTTGAACATCGGGCCCCCGTTGAGCGCGCTGAACCTCTGCCCGTCGAGCTCGAAGGCGACCACGAGTGGCCGGTTCTTGGGCTGGTCGCCGGTGTGCAGTGCATCGAGGCGGCGCGAATTCTTGAACACCGTGAGGTAGAAGTCCACCGCCTCTTCGGCATTCGCGTCGAACCAGAGAAAGGGCGTGATGCGGGGCGAGCCCTGTACGGCGCTCATCGGAACCTCCTTAAGGAAGTGTGAACTCCCGACCCTCGACCGGAGCGACAAGATGATGAGGCCGCATACGCAGTGCAACTTGGGCGGCAATTGCGGACACTTGCCGCTGCCGCTCACCCTGTCCGACCCGAGCGACCTCAAATTCATCGAGGTTGCCGTAGCGGGCGGCGCGGACGCGATCGTCACGGGGAACGCGCGGGATGTCAGCATCGCCGAGGGCAAGGCCGCGATCCCGATCGTCAGCCCTCGGCGCCTGATCGAGCGGTTGCGCAACGGTTAGTTCATCCGCACGATTCCCGCACCACCATACACACCGCCCATACGGCCTTCCCCACCCGCATATTGCTCCGCATGACCACCCGCCGAGAATTCGTCCAACGCAGCGCGGCCGCGGTACTCGCCTCGTCGCTGCGCATCCCCGCCGTCGCGCCCACGGCCAAATGCCCGGCCGGCTTTCTCGACATCACTCGCCCACCCGACGCGGTCACCGCCCACGCCGCTTCGGGCGTGCAACAACTCCGCCCGGCGCTGGGCGGCAGCGGCCGGTGGGACGGGGCGGGGATCTCCGCGCAGCTCTCCGCCGTGCCCGGCGCGACGCGCGTCGAACTCTCGGCGCCCGCGGTGGGCGTCTCGCGCCTTTCGCTACGTTGGAACGACCGGCTCGATGCCACCCGCCTGCTGCTCGGCGACGCCTGGGAACGCGGCTACGGCGATTTCGAGTGGCGCGGCTTCGTGCCCGACCGCGTGATGCCCTGGTACGCGCTGGCGTGGGACGGCAGGCGCGCCGACGGCTACGGCGTGCGCACGGGCGCCAACGCCTTCTGCTGGTGGCAGGTGGACCCCGAGGGGATCACGCTCTGGGCCGACGTGCGGAGCGGCGGCACCCCGGTCCAACTGGGCAACCGCGCGCTCGCCGTCTGCGACGTGGTCTGCCGGCCTGGCCAGGACGGCGAGTCGGCGTTCGCCGCCCAGCACGCCCTCTGCGTCCAGATGTGCGCCCACCCGCGCCTCCCCGCCCAGCCGGTATACGGCAGCAATGACTGGTACTACGCATACGGAAATAATACTGCGGCCACGGTGCGCGCCGACGCCGGCCACGTCGTGGAACTCTCGCCCACCGGCGGCAACCGCCCGTTCGTGGTGATCGACGACGGCTGGCAGCCCGGCCGCGGCGCCAGCAACGACGGCGCCGGCAGATGGGACCGCGGCAACGAGAAGTTCCCCGACATCCCCGCGCTCGTGGCCGACGTCAAGCGCGCCGGCGCTCGGCCCGGCGTGTGGATCCGCCCGCTGCAGGCGCCGGCCGACGCGCCAGACAGCTGGCGCCTGCCGCGCGAACGCGGCGTGCTCGATCCCACGGTGGCCGAGTCGCGCGAGAAGATCGCCGCCGACATCGCGCGCCTGCACCGTTGGGGCTTCGACCTCATCAAGCACGACTACTCCACCTGGGACATCTTCGGACGGTGGGGCTCGCAGATGGGCTCGGCGCTCACGAA
This window encodes:
- a CDS encoding dienelactone hydrolase family protein yields the protein MIEATVHLKTPDGVMPTRTFHPGEGKRYPAVILFMDGVGIRPTLIEMARRIASNGYYVALPDLFYRSGPQAPFDGATVFSDPAERARLMSLIKEVTPARAMSDTRVILDYLDSDPAADARKIGTVGYCMGGGAALSAAGQFPDRVLAAASYHGGRLATDAPDSPHVLASAARGRVYVGYAENDNSFPEEQRQRLEAALTEAGVSHSMELYHAAHGFSMTDLPVYNETAAAEHWRTMLGLFREALR
- a CDS encoding DoxX family protein yields the protein MMYLFLAGRVLFGGFFLMAGIDHFRRVDMMTPYAKAKGVPAPRLGVLGSGLLLVAGGLSMVLGVYPTWGVVMLTVALVPITYMMHNFWTATEPMARQMDMTHFMKNIALLGAAWMLLLIPQPWALSLFR
- a CDS encoding VOC family protein yields the protein MSAVQGSPRITPFLWFDANAEEAVDFYLTVFKNSRRLDALHTGDQPKNRPLVVAFELDGQRFSALNGGPMFKFTEAISFVVRCDSQEEVDEYWTKLTAGGTESQCGWLKDKFGLSWQIVPSRLPELVKHPKAMQAMMGMKKLDIAALERAAQS
- a CDS encoding PIN domain-containing protein, with translation MPLPLTLSDPSDLKFIEVAVAGGADAIVTGNARDVSIAEGKAAIPIVSPRRLIERLRNG